The Ochotona princeps isolate mOchPri1 chromosome 1, mOchPri1.hap1, whole genome shotgun sequence genome has a segment encoding these proteins:
- the CAGE1 gene encoding cancer-associated gene 1 protein, translating into MAGDAANTPSRAAEPKASPRTPRPVLLEPRAARCAWNPARHGALGPRAPRGPCAWNPAQHGAPGTPRGTVRSDPALPAARAPGTPQAPRPRGRLGPRVPGRSSPARNPSGTPESPPLPPALATARRAPGGPPSRTVCRRDKLRRPSLRAPSVGRAAADPPPLEADTSDGKLASMSESDVLGIGDAPQRLTGSEELTPSGSPMCVQSVSSVSDLPQNEGISIHGERENESKFPLHEAFYSTVRDLLHGSYLGGCSQNVQIHPVHTSHLPLGPLCEAHWAEVFRDKTIAPQHLTEGFYEVETPEPQNLGCSYVEDIYIKQDALEQEDPEETSISTKNDAFLNECARQSPSSPALVCCDEESWSFTEQSLAGCAARESALRPALGQSVPGCAARESALRPALGQSVPGCAARESALRPAPGQSVPGCAARESALHPVRPQSCFYEDGGYCDVEVAAYGTDHFGLHDLRVNDKTEEAEVASKETQNPEETPQTPAQPQEKATAEGLGGAQAVPAWPLAGISWSGEDRRTPDTEQSSESLQPAEEDMALNEVLKKLKHTNRRQQVRIQDLQCSNLYLEKKVRELQVEIAKQQGFVDIINKLKENIEELIEDKYNLILEKNEANRTLQNLQEVLANTQRHLQESRKEREVLRLEVKKLKVSYIRLQERHLTEMQAKHISVNQGTQTDQEEGAQKPPHPRGTPEKVGSSDLDLLKREKETPEREFFYLQEEFQKHEEKNLEERQKLKSRLEKLLTHVKNVQLVCGSERTKNPALQQQVEEVQREDAEAEQPVASSQEQNRIPALHMAQLKEQLEDVMEADTTKDAGVMCSHVILPHSSAQESLDAPDAKRTQLVPQIHSLLALMLGLLTCQDFVSPHADRLRERARVSDVMLQILRSFHLKNKSLDQELLKHKDKITTLREIIANEKAFQDHAFEVTDLDPSGAERVRDLPVFLGTTREKHHSLNKELDFLITRLGNLLESKEDHCSRLMEENDKYQRYLGNLINKVTSYEEIIQCADQRLQSSRSQIALLEERNKHLEDLVRRPRESARKPRTTCRHRRRHSPVPHCSLHGGYTVPLDSTAPVARPDCSLLQVLDLTLNVGTSHFHLGIPKLLCHER; encoded by the exons ATGGCCGGCGACGCCGCCAACACGCCTTCACGGGCGGCCGAGCCAAAGGCCTCCCCTCGGACCCCGCGGCCCGTGCTCCTGGAACCCCGCGCAGCACGGTGCGCCTGGAACCCCGCGCGGCACGGTGCGCTCGGACCCCGCGCTCCCCGCGGCCCGTGCGCCTGGAACCCCGCGCAGCACGGTGCGCCTGGAACCCCGCGCGGCACGGTGCGCTCGGACCCCGCGCTCCCCGCGGCCCGTGCGCCTGGAACCCCGCAAGCCCCGCGTCCTCGCGGCCGCCTCGGACCCCGCGTTCCCGGCCGCAGTTCTCCGGCCCGAAACCCCAGCGGGACCCCGGAAAGCCCGCCCCTTCCGCCGGCGCTCGCCACGGCCCGCCGCGCACCCGGAGGCCCGCCCTCCCGGACGGTGTGCAGGAGGGACAAACTCCGGCGGCCGAGCCTGCGCGCTCCTTCCGTTGGACGCGCGGCTGCCG ATCCCCCGCCTCTGGAAGCAGACACCTCTGATGGAAAGTTAGCAAGCATGTCGGAATCGGATGTCCTCGGCATCGGAGATGCTCCCCAGCGCCTGACGGGCTCGGAGGAGCTGACGCCCTCGGGTTCTCCCATGTGTGTCCAGTCCGTCAGCAGCGTATCCGATTTGCCGCAG AATGAAGGAATCTCCATACATGGAGAAAGGGAAAATGAGTCTAAATTCCCATTGCATGAAGCTTTTTATAGCACCGTGCGTGACCTGCTGCATG GCAGTTACCTTGGAGGCTGCTCCCAGAATGTGCAAATTCATCCCGTGCACACCAGCCATCTTCCCCTGGGGCCCCTCTGTGAGGCTCACTGGGCAGAGGTGTTTCGTGATAAAACAATAGCGCCTCAGCATCTGACAGAAGGCTTCTATGAGGTAGAGACGCCAGAGCCACAAAACCTGGGGTGTAGTTATGTAGAAGACATTTACATAAAGCAGGATGCATTGGAGCAAGAAGACCCCGAAGAAACTAGCATTTCAACAAAGAATGATGCATTTCTTAATGAATGTGCCAGACAatctcccagcagcccagctctcgTCTGCTGCGATGAAGAATCATGGAGCTTCACAGAACAGTCCCTGGCGGGTTGTGCTGCCAGGGAGTCGGCCCTCCGTCCGGCCCTGGGACAGTCTGTGCCGGGCTGTGCTGCCAGGGAGTCGGCCCTCCGTCCGGCCCTGGGACAGTCCGTGCCGGGCTGTGCTGCCAGGGAGTCGGCCCTCCGTCCGGCCCCGGGACAGTCCGTGCCGGGCTGTGCTGCCAGGGAGTCGGCCCTCCATCCAGTGCGACCACAGAGCTGCTTCTATGAGGATGGTGGTTATTGCGATGTTGAAGTCGCAGCTTATGGCACAGATCATTTTGGTCTGCATGATCTGAGAGTTAATGACAAAACGGAGGAG GCTGAAGTTGCTTCAAAAGAAACGCAAAATCCTGAAGAGACACCCCAGACTCCGGCCCAGCCCCAGGAGAAGGCCACAGCGGAGGGCCTGGGGGGTGCacaggctgtgccagcctggccCCTCGCGGGCATCTCCTGGAGTGGCGAGGACCGCAGGACGCCTGACACGGAGCAGAGCTCGGAGAGCCTGCAGCCCGCGGAGGAGGACATGGCGTTAAACGAAGTGTTAAAGAAGCTGAAACACACCAACAGAAGACAGCAGGTGCGCATCCAAGACCTGCAGTGCAGCAATCTGTATTTGGAGAAGAAGGTGAGAGAGCTGCAGGTGGAGATTGCTAAGCAGCAAGGGTTCGTGGACATCATCAACAAGCTAAAGGAGAACATCGAAGAATTAATCGAAGACAAATACAACCTAATCCTGGAGAAGAATGAGGCTAACAGGACACTGCAGAATCTGCAGGAGGTTTTAGCCAACACCCAGAGACATCTGCAGGAATCCAGGAAAGAGAGGGAAGTACTACGGCTCGAAGTCAAAAAGCTCAAGGTCAGTTATATCCGTCTACAGGAAAGGCACCTCACTGAAATGCAAGCAAAACACATCTCCGTAAACCAGGGCACACAGACAGaccaagaggaaggagcccagaAGCCGCCGCATCCCAGAGGAACGCCGGAGAAGGTTGGCTCCTCTGACCTGGACTTGttgaaaagggaaaaagagactCCAGAACGAGAGTTCTTCTATTTACAGGAGGAATTCCAGAAACATGAGGAGAAAAAcctggaagagagacagaaattgaaATCTAGACTTGAGAAATTGCTGACCCACGTTAAAAATGTGCAGTTGGTGTGTGGAAGTGAGAGGACTAAGAATCCAGCGctccagcagcaggtggaggaagtGCAAAGAGAAGATGCCgaagctgagcagccagtggcaagcagccaggagcagaaCCGCATCCCTGCGCTGCACATGGCTCAGCTGAAGGAGCAGCTGGAGGACGTGATGGAGGCGGACACCACCAAG GATGCAGGAGTGATGTGTTCTCACGTGATCCTGCCTCACTCATCTGCCCAGGAGAGCCTGGATGCTCCAGACGCCAAGAGGACTCAGCTGGTCCCCCAAATCCACAGCCTGCTGGCTCTCATGTTGGGCCTTCTCACGTGTCAG GACTTCGTCAGTCCCCACGCTGACCGTTTGAGAGAGCGCGCGAGAGTGAGCGATGTGATGCTGCAGATACTGAGGAGCttccatcttaaaaacaaaagcttgGATCAAGAG CTACTGAAACATAAAGACAAAATCACCACCTTGAGAGAGATCATTGCTAACGAGAAGGCATTTCAAGATCATGCCTTTGAG GTCACGGACCTGGATCCCAGTGGGGCCGAGCGTGTCAGAGACCTGCCTGTCTTCCTGGGGACCACGCGGGAGAAGCACCACAGCCTCAACAAGGAGCTTGATTTCTTG ATCACAAGATTAGGAAACCTTCTGGAGTCGAAAGAAGACCACTGCAGCAGACTCATGGAAGAAAATGACAAGTATCAAAGATATTTAGGCAACTTAATAAATAAG GTCACGTCGTACGAAGAGATCATCCAGTGTGCGGACCAGCGGCTGCAGAGCTCTCGCTCCCAGATCGCACT CTTGGAAGAGAGAAATAAACATTTGGAAGATTTAgtgagaagacccagagaaagtgcCAGAAAACCAAG